One Natrinema longum genomic window carries:
- a CDS encoding methylmalonyl-CoA mutase family protein: MYDDEDLEAIREAGDQWEAETLESTLERRGERQDRFATVSNHEVDRLYTPDDVGDLDYLEDLGFPGEEPYTRGPYPTMYRGRTWTMRQFAGFGTAEETNERFHYLIDEGQTGLSVAFDMPSLMGLDSDDPMSEGEIGKEGVAVDTLRDMEILFEGIDLAEISTSFTINPSAPVIYAMYVALADQRGVSREELRGTLQNDMFKEFIAQKEWVIPPEPSIDLVTDVLEFSTAETPKFHPISVSGYHIREAGSTAVQELAFTLADGFGYVEDAMDRGLDVDEFAPRLSFFFNCHNSFFEEIAKFRAARRIYARVMGDWYDAEADESKRLKFHTQTAGQSLTAQQPLNNVARVTIQALAGVLGGTQSLHTNSFDEALALPSEKAVRVALRTQQIIADESGAADIVDPMGGSFAVETLTNEIEERTMRYIAEIREMGEGSVRDGILKGIGDGYFHREIQDASYEYQERVERGEEVVVGVNKYTLEEDTSPDTLKIDETTAERQLGRLAEVKAERDDAAVAEALDALREASERGENTIPSLVDAVKAYATMGEIMGVFEEQYGAYSESLGLA, encoded by the coding sequence ATGTACGACGACGAGGATCTCGAGGCGATCCGCGAGGCAGGCGATCAGTGGGAAGCGGAGACGCTCGAGTCGACCCTCGAGCGTCGTGGCGAGCGCCAGGATCGGTTCGCGACCGTTTCGAACCACGAGGTCGACCGGCTCTACACCCCCGACGACGTCGGCGATCTCGACTACCTCGAGGACCTCGGGTTTCCCGGTGAGGAACCCTACACCCGCGGTCCGTATCCGACGATGTACCGCGGTCGGACGTGGACGATGCGCCAGTTCGCCGGCTTCGGCACCGCAGAGGAAACCAACGAGCGCTTTCACTACCTGATCGACGAGGGCCAGACCGGGCTCTCGGTGGCCTTCGATATGCCCTCGTTGATGGGACTCGACTCGGACGACCCGATGAGCGAGGGCGAGATCGGGAAGGAAGGCGTCGCGGTGGATACGCTCCGGGACATGGAGATCCTCTTCGAGGGCATCGACCTCGCCGAGATCTCGACGTCGTTTACGATCAACCCCTCCGCGCCGGTGATCTACGCGATGTACGTCGCGTTGGCCGACCAGCGGGGCGTTTCGCGCGAGGAACTCCGGGGAACCCTTCAGAACGATATGTTCAAGGAGTTCATCGCCCAGAAGGAGTGGGTGATCCCGCCGGAGCCGTCGATCGACCTCGTGACGGACGTCCTCGAGTTCAGCACGGCGGAAACGCCCAAGTTCCACCCGATCTCGGTCTCGGGCTATCACATCCGCGAGGCGGGCTCGACGGCGGTTCAGGAACTCGCCTTCACCCTCGCGGATGGCTTTGGCTACGTCGAGGACGCAATGGACCGGGGGCTGGACGTCGACGAGTTCGCGCCCCGACTCTCCTTTTTCTTCAACTGTCACAACTCCTTCTTCGAGGAGATCGCGAAGTTCCGGGCGGCCCGCCGAATCTACGCCCGGGTCATGGGCGACTGGTACGACGCCGAGGCCGACGAGTCCAAGCGACTCAAGTTCCACACCCAGACCGCGGGGCAGTCGTTGACGGCCCAGCAACCGCTGAACAACGTCGCCCGGGTGACGATCCAGGCGCTGGCCGGCGTCCTCGGGGGCACCCAGTCGCTCCACACGAACAGTTTCGACGAGGCACTGGCGCTGCCCAGCGAGAAGGCAGTTCGGGTCGCGTTGCGGACCCAGCAGATCATCGCCGACGAGTCCGGCGCGGCGGACATCGTCGACCCCATGGGCGGCTCCTTCGCCGTCGAGACGCTCACGAACGAGATCGAGGAGCGAACGATGCGCTACATCGCGGAGATCCGAGAGATGGGCGAGGGCTCGGTTCGCGACGGCATCCTCAAGGGAATCGGTGACGGCTATTTTCACCGGGAGATCCAGGACGCCTCCTACGAGTACCAGGAACGCGTCGAGCGCGGCGAGGAGGTCGTCGTCGGCGTCAACAAGTACACCCTCGAGGAAGACACCAGCCCCGACACCCTCAAGATCGACGAGACCACGGCCGAACGCCAGCTCGGCCGGCTCGCAGAGGTAAAGGCCGAACGGGACGACGCCGCGGTCGCGGAAGCGCTCGACGCCCTCCGCGAAGCCAGCGAGCGCGGCGAGAACACGATCCCGTCCCTCGTCGACGCGGTGAAAGCCTA
- a CDS encoding glutamate--cysteine ligase — translation MERGSRESFTRMGTLGIEEECFVVDEDGRPTSGTDELVYEHEPPEILEGRLDHELFKFVIETQTPLIEEPGDARESLLAIREALIDHAEAHGYRIAAAGLHPLAKWRELEHAEKPRYRSQLDRIQYPQHRNTTAGVHVHVGVDDADKAVWIANELRWYVPIMLALSANSPYWNGFDTGLQSARAKIFEALPNTGMPTHFEDFEAFDRFERRMLETDSINDRGELWYDVRPHTAHGTVELRTPDGQADPEIVLAFVEYAHALVEALAEAYEDGTSGHRHRRELLDENKWRAIRYGQDASFIDRELEGTVGLGELVDRECERLGIDGIKRVYERESGADRQRRLLEDEGPDALCESLFLQDES, via the coding sequence ATGGAACGCGGGTCCCGGGAATCGTTTACGCGCATGGGTACGTTGGGGATCGAAGAGGAGTGTTTCGTCGTCGACGAGGACGGCCGCCCCACCAGCGGGACCGACGAACTCGTCTACGAACACGAGCCGCCCGAAATCCTCGAGGGGCGGCTGGATCACGAACTGTTCAAGTTCGTCATCGAAACCCAGACGCCGCTGATCGAGGAGCCCGGCGACGCCCGCGAGTCGCTGCTCGCGATTCGCGAGGCACTGATCGACCACGCCGAGGCCCACGGCTATCGTATCGCAGCCGCCGGCCTCCACCCGCTCGCGAAGTGGCGGGAACTCGAGCACGCGGAGAAACCGCGCTACCGCTCGCAACTCGATCGGATCCAGTATCCACAACACCGGAACACGACCGCAGGGGTTCACGTCCACGTCGGCGTCGACGACGCCGACAAGGCGGTCTGGATCGCCAACGAACTGCGCTGGTACGTCCCGATCATGCTCGCGCTGTCGGCGAACTCGCCGTACTGGAACGGGTTCGACACCGGACTCCAGTCCGCCCGCGCGAAGATCTTCGAAGCGCTGCCCAACACCGGGATGCCCACCCACTTCGAGGACTTCGAGGCGTTCGACCGGTTCGAACGCCGGATGCTCGAGACCGACTCGATCAACGATCGGGGCGAACTCTGGTACGACGTCCGTCCACACACGGCTCACGGGACCGTCGAGCTCCGTACCCCCGACGGGCAGGCGGATCCCGAAATCGTCCTCGCGTTCGTCGAGTACGCGCACGCACTCGTCGAAGCCCTGGCCGAGGCCTACGAGGACGGCACGAGCGGCCACCGCCATCGCCGGGAACTGCTCGACGAGAACAAGTGGCGGGCCATCCGCTACGGCCAGGACGCCTCCTTCATCGACCGCGAACTCGAGGGGACCGTCGGACTGGGAGAACTCGTCGACCGCGAGTGCGAGCGGCTCGGAATCGACGGGATCAAACGCGTCTACGAGCGGGAAAGCGGCGCGGACCGACAGCGCAGGCTGCTCGAGGACGAGGGCCCCGACGCGCTGTGTGAGTCGCTGTTCTTACAGGACGAGAGCTGA
- a CDS encoding fatty acid--CoA ligase, with protein sequence MSEHPTIGSTLEGTVDRHPDRDAIVYPRKDQRWTYAEFDRRVNRLSNALLEAGIEKGDRVATVLYNGSEMALTVYACAKIGAVFTPLNFRLPAGEIEYIVNDAAAEMVLFESATREAVEGARPTLETVDEYVFIDDDRKGIPAYASGFYDLLESGSTSRPDVRVAEDDVYAFIYTSGTTGRPKGVVHEHRDMVEHNLLCIAEGRITRDDVGLSMMPLYHCAELHCNLFPRVHRGATNIIHHEFDPQAVLEAIEEHGVTLVFAAPTAWNALSMTAAEMDVDTSSLRLGLYGAAPMPEQVLENCMEQLCEDYLQAYGMTEIGPAGVFQPPEDQLSKQGTAGLPALNHKLRIVEPDAEPDREVERGEIGEILIASPCTMREYWNRPEATERSLREADGTTWYYTGDLGYRDEDGYLTVVDRKDDMIVSGGENIYPAEVEDVLFAHDAVDEAAVVGEPDDEWGELVTAYVVADGVDAADLDSFLLESEHLADFKRPRRYYFVDELPKNPSGKIQKFKLREDEAGLEPEVESVAS encoded by the coding sequence ATGTCAGAACATCCCACTATAGGGAGCACCCTCGAGGGCACGGTCGACCGTCACCCCGACCGGGACGCGATCGTCTATCCGCGGAAGGACCAGCGGTGGACCTACGCCGAGTTCGACAGACGAGTCAATCGGCTGTCAAACGCTTTGCTCGAGGCGGGGATCGAGAAGGGCGACAGGGTCGCGACGGTGCTGTACAACGGGTCGGAGATGGCACTCACCGTCTACGCGTGTGCGAAGATCGGGGCCGTCTTCACCCCGTTGAACTTCCGGCTGCCGGCGGGCGAGATCGAGTACATCGTCAACGATGCGGCGGCCGAGATGGTACTCTTCGAGTCCGCTACGCGGGAGGCGGTCGAGGGCGCACGACCGACCCTCGAGACCGTCGACGAGTACGTCTTCATCGACGACGACCGCAAGGGCATCCCCGCATACGCGAGCGGGTTCTACGACCTGCTCGAGTCAGGGTCCACTTCCCGACCCGACGTCCGCGTCGCGGAAGACGACGTCTACGCCTTCATCTACACGTCCGGGACGACGGGCCGTCCCAAGGGAGTCGTCCACGAGCACCGGGACATGGTCGAGCACAACCTCCTGTGTATCGCGGAGGGCCGGATCACCCGCGACGACGTCGGGCTGTCGATGATGCCGTTGTATCACTGCGCGGAGCTCCACTGTAACCTCTTCCCGCGAGTCCACCGCGGTGCGACCAACATCATCCACCACGAGTTCGACCCGCAGGCGGTTCTCGAAGCGATCGAGGAGCACGGCGTCACGCTCGTCTTCGCGGCCCCGACCGCGTGGAACGCGCTCTCGATGACCGCGGCCGAGATGGACGTCGATACCTCCTCGCTCCGGCTAGGGCTATACGGCGCGGCCCCGATGCCCGAACAGGTCCTCGAGAACTGCATGGAACAGCTCTGCGAGGACTACTTGCAGGCCTACGGGATGACAGAGATCGGTCCCGCCGGCGTCTTCCAGCCCCCGGAAGATCAACTTTCGAAACAGGGGACGGCCGGGTTGCCCGCGCTCAATCACAAACTGCGAATCGTCGAACCCGACGCGGAGCCGGATCGGGAGGTCGAGCGAGGCGAGATCGGCGAGATCCTGATCGCCAGTCCGTGTACGATGCGGGAGTACTGGAACCGTCCCGAGGCGACCGAGCGGTCGCTTCGCGAGGCCGACGGGACGACGTGGTACTACACCGGCGACCTGGGCTACCGCGACGAGGACGGCTATCTCACCGTCGTCGACCGCAAAGACGACATGATCGTCTCCGGCGGCGAGAACATCTATCCCGCCGAGGTCGAGGACGTGCTGTTCGCCCACGACGCCGTCGACGAGGCGGCCGTCGTCGGCGAGCCCGACGACGAGTGGGGCGAACTCGTCACCGCCTACGTCGTCGCCGACGGCGTCGACGCGGCCGACCTCGATTCGTTCCTCCTCGAGAGCGAGCACCTCGCCGACTTCAAGCGCCCGCGGCGGTACTACTTCGTCGACGAGCTTCCGAAGAACCCCAGCGGCAAGATCCAGAAGTTCAAGCTCCGAGAGGACGAAGCAGGGCTCGAGCCCGAGGTGGAGTCCGTCGCGTCCTGA
- a CDS encoding HdeD family acid-resistance protein: MTTATMDAEQYTPQTAWRPLAFAGGIVAVIGLLAILLPFATGIALTYVLGGILLFVGVVHAGHVRSARGWRGSFWQGTLAIVSIVASIVLLLDPVVGLLSLTLGAIAYLILDGVAELVSSVRMGAQAGRSWIAVSGVLSLVLAALLWAGFPVSATWFVGFIVGLSLLTTGGSMIAVANSTRRTSGDVSPATTEPRGA; the protein is encoded by the coding sequence ATGACCACAGCTACCATGGATGCGGAACAGTACACGCCCCAGACGGCATGGCGTCCGCTCGCGTTCGCGGGAGGGATCGTCGCAGTAATCGGGCTACTCGCGATCCTCCTGCCGTTTGCGACGGGAATCGCGCTGACGTACGTCCTCGGTGGGATACTGCTATTCGTCGGGGTCGTCCACGCGGGTCACGTTCGCTCCGCACGGGGCTGGCGGGGATCGTTCTGGCAGGGGACGCTCGCGATCGTCTCGATCGTCGCGAGTATCGTCCTCCTCCTCGATCCGGTCGTCGGTCTGCTGAGCCTGACACTCGGGGCCATCGCATACCTGATCCTCGATGGAGTCGCGGAACTGGTATCGAGCGTGCGGATGGGTGCCCAGGCGGGTCGAAGCTGGATTGCTGTCAGCGGCGTCCTCTCGCTCGTGCTCGCTGCCCTCCTCTGGGCCGGGTTCCCGGTCAGCGCGACCTGGTTCGTCGGATTCATCGTCGGGCTAAGCTTGCTCACGACGGGCGGTTCGATGATCGCCGTCGCCAACAGTACTCGTCGAACCAGCGGGGACGTCTCGCCTGCCACGACCGAACCCCGTGGTGCCTGA
- a CDS encoding DUF7282 domain-containing protein, which translates to MPRPRPIGVAVVVTLVFLSGASIAFAAADAGVATQENRTENETATVTFENQTSNGTAVVVNDTSLPEGGFAVIHAAAPADGDNATEDEVVMNMSEEYDPGEVLGNSTFLEPGDHENVTVELNESLEESQVLIAMAHQDTNDNQTYEFPEADDPYVTDGEPVIDDALITLEETADGTNETADTETTNGEEDESTA; encoded by the coding sequence ATGCCACGTCCAAGACCGATCGGCGTCGCAGTCGTCGTGACGCTCGTCTTCCTCTCGGGGGCGAGCATCGCGTTCGCCGCAGCCGACGCCGGAGTCGCGACCCAGGAGAACCGGACCGAGAACGAAACGGCCACAGTGACCTTCGAGAACCAGACGTCGAACGGGACCGCGGTCGTGGTCAACGACACGTCGCTGCCCGAGGGTGGCTTCGCGGTCATCCACGCGGCTGCGCCCGCCGACGGGGACAATGCGACCGAGGACGAGGTCGTGATGAACATGTCCGAAGAGTACGACCCCGGAGAGGTGTTGGGTAACTCCACCTTCCTGGAACCCGGCGACCACGAGAACGTGACCGTCGAACTCAACGAGTCCCTCGAGGAGAGCCAGGTGTTGATCGCGATGGCCCACCAGGACACGAACGACAATCAGACGTACGAGTTCCCGGAGGCCGACGACCCCTACGTCACTGACGGCGAGCCGGTGATCGACGACGCACTGATCACGCTCGAGGAGACGGCGGACGGGACGAACGAGACGGCCGATACCGAGACGACGAACGGCGAAGAGGACGAGTCGACGGCGTAG
- a CDS encoding MFS transporter — protein MTLTDNDRAIAAFTMLSHAIVHWFELAIPIFLVVWLDTFEVSVALLGSIVALGYAPFGLGALPAGLLADRYGPKRLVLVCLAGMSLSFVALAFATSIYALAAGLLCWGVIASIYHPAGLALISTGVEDRGTVFAWHGIAGNLGIALGPFATATLLLVFEWRLVAIALAVPGVLATGYGLTARFDPTAALEEGTISRDDATESGSGSSFVANSRTLFAGSFLLVFAIVTVVGLYYRGVLTYLPELLGGLPAMDGIEPPDGLEEFSLGDYFYVGLLVVGMAGQYTAGKLTSRVPVARGLVVVFLGLALLAVAFVPVSTMGLGVIALYCGCIGFSLFAIEPFYQEAVAVYTPADARGLSYGYTYLGMFGLGAVSISLGGFLLDQATMSVFFVVLSAIALLGAGISVRLLTGSAVPPRVESPQNSAED, from the coding sequence ATGACGCTCACCGATAACGACAGGGCCATCGCGGCGTTTACGATGCTTTCACACGCGATCGTTCACTGGTTCGAGCTGGCGATCCCGATCTTTCTCGTCGTTTGGCTCGACACGTTCGAGGTGAGCGTCGCTCTCCTCGGTAGCATCGTCGCACTCGGCTACGCACCCTTCGGGCTCGGCGCGTTACCGGCCGGACTCCTCGCCGATCGGTACGGCCCGAAGCGACTCGTCCTGGTCTGTCTCGCCGGCATGAGTCTCTCGTTCGTCGCGCTCGCGTTCGCGACCTCGATCTACGCCCTCGCGGCGGGGCTGTTGTGTTGGGGCGTGATCGCGAGCATCTATCATCCCGCCGGGCTCGCCCTCATCAGCACGGGGGTCGAAGACCGCGGCACGGTCTTCGCCTGGCACGGCATCGCCGGCAACCTCGGTATCGCGCTGGGCCCCTTCGCCACCGCGACGTTACTGCTCGTCTTCGAGTGGCGACTCGTCGCCATCGCGCTCGCCGTTCCCGGCGTTCTCGCGACCGGCTACGGACTCACGGCCCGGTTCGATCCGACTGCCGCACTCGAGGAGGGAACGATATCGCGGGACGACGCGACCGAATCGGGCTCCGGCTCGTCGTTCGTCGCGAACTCGCGGACGTTGTTTGCGGGGTCGTTCCTCCTCGTGTTCGCGATCGTGACGGTCGTCGGGCTCTACTACCGTGGGGTCCTCACCTACCTGCCGGAACTCCTCGGCGGGCTTCCGGCGATGGACGGCATCGAACCACCGGACGGTCTCGAGGAGTTCTCCCTCGGCGACTACTTCTACGTCGGGTTGCTCGTCGTCGGGATGGCGGGGCAGTACACCGCTGGAAAGTTGACCAGTCGGGTGCCCGTCGCTCGCGGACTGGTCGTCGTCTTCCTCGGCCTCGCGCTCCTGGCGGTCGCGTTCGTTCCGGTGTCCACGATGGGGCTCGGTGTGATCGCCCTGTACTGTGGGTGCATCGGCTTTTCGCTGTTCGCTATCGAGCCGTTCTATCAGGAGGCCGTCGCCGTCTACACGCCCGCTGACGCTCGCGGGCTCTCGTATGGCTACACCTATCTGGGAATGTTCGGGCTGGGTGCGGTGAGCATCTCTCTGGGCGGCTTTCTGCTGGATCAGGCCACGATGAGTGTGTTCTTCGTGGTGCTCTCGGCGATCGCGCTGCTCGGTGCCGGTATCTCGGTCCGGCTCTTGACCGGATCGGCGGTCCCTCCGCGAGTGGAGAGCCCCCAAAACAGTGCCGAGGACTGA
- a CDS encoding fibrillarin-like rRNA/tRNA 2'-O-methyltransferase, whose amino-acid sequence MSEELPTGVQRRTFDGTERLATRGESVYGEPTEGEWRAWNPHRSKLGAMLELSMETGLAGGETVLYLGAASGTTVSHVADFAGPTYAVEFAPRPVRDLLEAADSRERLFPLLKDARKPETYAHVVEADVDVIVQDVATRGQARVALENRRFLADNGRLLLAVKARSEDVTREPAAVFADVREELSEGYEILETRTLEEYHADHLGIVARPR is encoded by the coding sequence ATGAGTGAGGAGCTTCCGACGGGGGTCCAGCGCCGTACGTTCGACGGGACCGAGCGACTCGCGACGCGGGGCGAGTCGGTCTACGGCGAGCCGACGGAGGGCGAGTGGCGCGCCTGGAATCCTCATCGATCGAAACTCGGTGCGATGCTCGAGTTGAGCATGGAAACCGGTCTCGCGGGCGGCGAAACCGTCCTCTACCTGGGTGCAGCAAGCGGAACGACGGTGAGCCACGTCGCGGATTTCGCCGGCCCGACCTACGCGGTCGAGTTCGCCCCGCGGCCGGTCCGGGACCTGCTCGAGGCTGCGGACTCACGCGAGCGGCTCTTTCCGCTCCTGAAGGACGCCCGGAAACCGGAGACCTACGCCCACGTCGTCGAGGCGGACGTGGACGTGATCGTCCAGGACGTGGCGACGCGCGGGCAGGCGCGGGTCGCACTCGAGAACCGGCGGTTCCTGGCCGACAACGGGCGACTCCTGTTGGCCGTGAAGGCTCGCAGTGAGGACGTGACGCGGGAGCCTGCTGCTGTGTTTGCGGACGTTCGCGAAGAGCTGTCGGAGGGGTACGAGATTCTGGAGACCCGGACGCTCGAGGAATACCACGCGGATCATCTCGGGATCGTCGCGCGGCCACGATAA
- a CDS encoding NOP5/NOP56 family protein translates to MSDTDGWFVAGDRDDPDATTTAIREGSADEPRDWPALAVEAGFASDEAEYYEALREATTAATRAAVTERERADDRQLIHAIRTMDDCNRTANELAERLSEWAGTVDPEVGTGVEYARTLADGDTDDELEEPAIRSLAHRVADLADEADDLRAFVERQTPAVAPNLSALADPVLAARLISLAGGLEELAKKPSGTVQVLGAEDALFAHLRGHAPSPKHGIIYTHDAVRGTHPENRGSAARAVAGKLAIAARVDHYAGEIRPELEAELVERIETIQARTMDDDSGTDGGPDDE, encoded by the coding sequence ATGAGTGATACGGACGGGTGGTTCGTGGCCGGGGACCGCGACGATCCCGATGCGACGACGACCGCAATTCGCGAGGGGAGCGCAGACGAGCCCCGCGACTGGCCCGCCCTGGCCGTCGAGGCTGGGTTCGCGAGCGACGAGGCCGAGTACTACGAGGCCCTCCGCGAGGCGACGACGGCAGCGACGCGGGCCGCAGTGACCGAACGCGAGCGAGCCGACGACCGGCAGCTGATCCACGCGATCCGGACCATGGACGACTGCAACCGGACGGCAAACGAACTCGCCGAGCGCCTGTCCGAGTGGGCCGGGACCGTCGATCCCGAGGTGGGGACCGGCGTCGAATACGCGCGGACGCTGGCGGATGGGGATACCGACGACGAACTCGAGGAACCAGCGATCCGATCGCTCGCCCACCGCGTTGCCGACCTCGCGGACGAGGCAGACGACCTTCGGGCGTTCGTCGAGCGCCAGACGCCGGCCGTCGCGCCGAACCTCTCGGCGCTCGCGGACCCGGTCCTCGCAGCCCGGCTGATCTCGCTCGCCGGGGGGCTCGAGGAACTCGCGAAGAAACCCAGCGGGACGGTGCAGGTGTTGGGCGCGGAGGACGCCCTGTTCGCCCACCTGCGGGGCCACGCGCCGTCGCCCAAACACGGGATCATCTACACGCACGACGCGGTGCGGGGGACCCACCCCGAGAACCGAGGCTCGGCGGCGCGTGCGGTCGCCGGCAAACTCGCCATCGCGGCCCGCGTCGACCACTACGCGGGCGAGATACGGCCCGAACTCGAGGCGGAACTGGTCGAGCGGATCGAGACGATTCAGGCACGGACCATGGACGACGATTCCGGAACCGACGGGGGGCCCGACGATGAGTGA
- a CDS encoding DUF63 family protein: protein MDDFIDRVGPERVWALTVASLAAIVALGAVLFPQRVYVEFIWQYFWGPVVADAHSWNCVAWANGQEIACSEAGPNAGPTAEPGYTFVSYSGYIPTLVLLLIGIIFLIRRLEIERYRAGFFALFPFMLFGGALRVVEDVNATAFAATGDMAIPLPWSGFIISPLIYFTVFFIALFAVVFSVWLDRNEYVSGYEYPLAGIGTLAVTITIAYLATTAATEPYSEFHPLIPLVILVGATLTTAITWVALERFAPELNRGTESMGLVVIWAHAVDGVANVVGLDWATSLGLPANLVPKHPINRAIANTTANVLPADVVAVTGSAWPFLLVKIAAAVFVIWIFDETVFEDSPRYAILLMITVVAVGLGPGTRDMLRATFGV, encoded by the coding sequence ATGGACGACTTCATCGATCGGGTCGGACCCGAGCGGGTCTGGGCCCTGACCGTCGCGAGTCTCGCGGCCATCGTGGCCCTTGGTGCCGTCCTGTTTCCCCAGCGGGTGTACGTCGAGTTCATCTGGCAGTACTTCTGGGGGCCGGTCGTCGCCGACGCCCACAGCTGGAACTGCGTCGCCTGGGCAAACGGCCAGGAGATCGCCTGCAGCGAGGCAGGCCCCAACGCCGGCCCGACCGCCGAACCCGGCTACACGTTCGTCTCCTACTCGGGGTACATTCCGACCCTGGTCCTGTTACTGATCGGAATCATCTTCCTCATCCGTCGCCTCGAGATCGAACGCTACCGTGCGGGCTTTTTCGCCCTGTTCCCGTTCATGCTCTTCGGCGGTGCCCTGCGCGTCGTCGAAGACGTCAACGCGACGGCGTTCGCGGCGACCGGCGATATGGCGATCCCCCTCCCGTGGTCGGGGTTCATCATCAGCCCGCTGATCTACTTTACCGTCTTCTTCATCGCCCTCTTCGCGGTCGTCTTCTCGGTCTGGCTCGATCGCAACGAGTACGTCTCTGGCTACGAGTACCCGCTGGCCGGCATCGGGACGCTCGCGGTGACGATCACGATCGCGTATCTGGCCACCACCGCGGCGACGGAGCCGTATTCGGAGTTCCATCCGCTCATCCCGCTCGTGATCCTCGTCGGGGCGACGCTGACGACGGCGATCACGTGGGTCGCACTCGAGCGCTTCGCTCCCGAATTGAACCGCGGCACCGAGTCGATGGGACTCGTCGTCATCTGGGCCCACGCGGTCGACGGCGTCGCGAACGTCGTCGGCCTCGACTGGGCGACGTCGCTTGGACTGCCCGCGAACCTCGTTCCGAAGCACCCGATCAACCGGGCGATCGCCAACACGACGGCCAACGTGCTTCCCGCCGACGTCGTCGCCGTTACCGGCTCGGCCTGGCCGTTCTTGCTGGTGAAAATCGCCGCCGCCGTCTTCGTCATCTGGATCTTCGACGAGACGGTCTTCGAGGACAGCCCACGCTACGCGATCTTGCTCATGATCACCGTCGTCGCCGTCGGTCTCGGTCCCGGGACTCGAGACATGCTGCGCGCGACCTTCGGGGTCTAG
- a CDS encoding inositol monophosphatase family protein has product MSEAEPDSSRAAVAVRAASDGAAVAADSFRTELAVERKANKTDVVTQVDRDAQETVIETIRDAFPDDPIVGEEEDALKQVPEAGPAWIVDPIDGTNNYVNGSRAFGTAVAAVVDGEPVGAAMDCPALSDAYRVGPDGAYRNDDPLSVSDCTDPEGATVCPTFWWDFDQRDQYAAATRAVVERFGDMRRYGCAQLELAMVASGALEGTMTNLRANPWDTVAGVQLVREAGGVVTDLEGDRWRHDSTGLVASNGGIHDEVLAAARAIEA; this is encoded by the coding sequence ATGAGCGAAGCCGAACCGGATTCCAGCCGCGCGGCCGTCGCGGTTCGTGCGGCCAGCGACGGTGCTGCCGTCGCGGCCGACTCCTTTCGAACCGAACTCGCGGTCGAACGAAAAGCGAACAAGACGGACGTCGTCACGCAGGTCGATCGTGACGCACAGGAGACGGTCATCGAGACCATCCGCGACGCGTTCCCGGACGATCCGATCGTCGGCGAGGAGGAGGACGCGCTGAAGCAGGTCCCGGAAGCGGGACCGGCGTGGATCGTCGACCCCATCGACGGGACGAACAACTACGTCAACGGCTCCCGTGCGTTCGGCACCGCGGTCGCGGCCGTCGTCGACGGCGAACCCGTCGGTGCGGCGATGGACTGCCCCGCGCTCTCGGATGCCTACCGCGTCGGCCCGGACGGCGCGTATCGCAACGACGACCCGCTCTCGGTCAGCGACTGTACCGACCCCGAGGGGGCGACCGTCTGTCCGACGTTCTGGTGGGACTTCGACCAGCGCGACCAGTACGCCGCGGCCACCCGCGCGGTCGTCGAGCGGTTCGGCGACATGCGCCGGTATGGCTGTGCCCAACTCGAGCTCGCGATGGTCGCCTCGGGCGCACTCGAGGGGACGATGACCAACCTGCGGGCGAACCCGTGGGATACCGTCGCCGGCGTCCAGTTGGTCCGCGAGGCCGGCGGCGTCGTGACCGATCTCGAGGGCGACCGCTGGCGACACGACAGCACCGGGCTGGTGGCCTCGAACGGCGGGATTCACGACGAGGTGCTCGCGGCCGCCCGCGCGATCGAGGCCTAA